In Thiovibrio frasassiensis, one DNA window encodes the following:
- a CDS encoding transcriptional regulator, giving the protein MKKKIRAPMVPRTAQETTRHGIMALLGEGPVSAKDISVALHLAEKEVCSHLEHIRRSLHASGGVLEIVPAECRSCGFVFAKRERLTPPGRCPVCRSEAINDPLFSLRGAQGNPPD; this is encoded by the coding sequence ATGAAGAAAAAAATACGAGCCCCAATGGTTCCCCGCACGGCCCAAGAGACGACCCGTCATGGTATTATGGCCCTTCTCGGTGAGGGACCAGTCTCGGCCAAGGATATTTCCGTGGCGCTCCATCTCGCGGAAAAGGAGGTCTGCTCCCATCTCGAGCATATCCGCCGCAGCCTGCACGCCAGCGGCGGGGTGCTTGAAATTGTCCCGGCCGAGTGCCGAAGCTGTGGGTTTGTTTTTGCCAAACGGGAACGGCTGACCCCGCCGGGCAGATGCCCGGTCTGCCGGAGCGAAGCGATTAACGATCCGCTTTTTTCCCTGCGGGGCGCGCAGGGAAATCCGCCGGATTGA
- a CDS encoding MgtC/SapB family protein produces the protein MPVFDPFTPIFWQRIFVALLCGGIIGLERQLRGKPAGIRTSILICLGTEVFVALGALLTTEPGGDPSRVVGQVVTGIGFLGAGVIMAKEGLLQGVTSAAVIWMLAAIGAVIGLGYEHGAVVLAVLTVGVLTGVELLETSFTMLREGIHPPHLPFKRRRKDDESDQQ, from the coding sequence ATGCCCGTGTTCGACCCATTCACCCCGATCTTCTGGCAACGCATCTTCGTTGCCCTGCTCTGCGGCGGCATCATCGGCTTGGAGCGCCAGCTGCGCGGCAAACCGGCGGGTATCCGCACCAGCATCCTGATCTGCCTCGGCACCGAGGTCTTTGTCGCCTTAGGCGCCCTGCTCACCACGGAACCCGGCGGCGACCCAAGCCGGGTGGTGGGCCAGGTGGTCACCGGCATCGGCTTTCTCGGCGCCGGGGTTATCATGGCCAAGGAAGGGTTGCTGCAGGGGGTGACCTCGGCGGCGGTGATCTGGATGCTCGCAGCCATTGGCGCGGTTATCGGCTTGGGCTATGAACATGGGGCGGTGGTCCTGGCCGTGCTCACGGTCGGGGTCCTGACCGGGGTCGAACTGCTGGAAACCAGCTTCACCATGCTGCGGGAGGGAATACACCCACCGCATCTGCCTTTTAAACGCCGCCGAAAAGACGACGAATCCGACCAGCAATAA
- a CDS encoding YitT family protein produces MKVAVKRDFSYSVTWNLILIIVGSLVQTVGFKAIAAAHGFVPSGLFGVAALIEYKTGLLNAGGWYLLLNVPMFILGYLLIGRRFLAYSFVSMLVISLGYMVIDFQLHIQNQLYAAVCFGVIVGTGAGIVLRSLGSNGGLDVVAVILNQRYNIGVGKTYFGFNLVLFSFSFASLDNDLVIASLIAAFVAASAVEYSLSLFNQRKLCLIISSQNSDIADKVMEKLKVGATFLEGVGAYKKEPRRVLMVVTNNIQLKRLEEIAFTIDPHALFIVENTFNVIGSTFSRRKIY; encoded by the coding sequence ATGAAGGTGGCGGTAAAACGTGATTTTAGTTATTCAGTGACCTGGAATCTGATCCTGATCATCGTCGGCTCTCTCGTGCAGACCGTTGGTTTCAAGGCCATTGCCGCGGCGCACGGCTTTGTGCCCAGCGGCTTGTTCGGGGTGGCCGCGCTCATCGAGTACAAGACCGGCCTGCTGAACGCCGGAGGCTGGTATCTGTTGCTCAACGTGCCCATGTTCATTCTCGGCTATCTCCTCATCGGCCGGCGCTTTCTCGCTTACAGCTTCGTCTCCATGCTGGTGATTTCCCTGGGCTATATGGTGATCGATTTTCAGCTCCATATCCAGAATCAGCTCTATGCCGCGGTCTGTTTTGGGGTCATCGTCGGCACCGGCGCCGGGATCGTGCTGCGTTCGCTGGGTTCCAACGGCGGCCTGGACGTGGTCGCGGTCATTCTCAACCAGCGCTATAACATCGGGGTCGGCAAAACCTATTTTGGTTTCAATCTGGTGCTCTTTTCCTTCAGCTTCGCCAGTCTGGACAACGACCTGGTGATCGCCTCGCTGATCGCCGCCTTTGTCGCGGCGAGCGCCGTTGAGTACAGCCTGTCGCTGTTCAACCAGCGCAAACTCTGCCTCATCATCTCCAGCCAAAATTCCGACATTGCCGACAAGGTGATGGAAAAACTTAAGGTCGGGGCCACCTTTCTCGAAGGGGTGGGGGCGTACAAAAAGGAACCGCGCCGGGTCCTGATGGTGGTGACCAATAACATTCAGCTCAAGCGTCTGGAGGAGATCGCCTTCACCATCGATCCCCACGCGCTGTTCATCGTGGAAAACACCTTCAACGTGATCGGCTCGACCTTCTCGCGGCGCAAGATATATTGA
- the fdhF gene encoding formate dehydrogenase subunit alpha, whose translation MDDVLTTCVYCGCGCGLYLHVEKDKVCGSQPSRYHPVSRGNLCVKGWHIHESVNHPDRLTTPLIRKNNVLTPATWEEALDFTAQQLGRIREQHTGTAIGVLASAKCTNEENYLLQKFARTALGTNNVDHCARLUHAPTVAGLATTFGSGAMTNSINEIENAEVILVSGSNTTEAHPQVARRMLDAVDRGARLIVIDPRRTRLAECAHLHLALKPGTDIPLINAMMRVLLDEGLADDLFIEMRTENFLALRDMLHRLDLEETAELTGVELPLIRQAAELYGRARKAVICYCLGITQHVCGTENVQTIANLAMLAGHIEKEDTGVDPLRGQNNVQGACDMGALPNMLPSYQGVHHDDFRDKFERAWGATLPTDPGLTLVEMTHGGPQGPIRGMYIMGENPMLSDPTLNKVEETLRGLDFLAVSDIFLTETAQLAHVVFPAACFAEKSGTFTNSERRVQMVRQATEPPGECRADSAIIMALSTRLGYAMEYDSSAEVMEEIALLSPIYGGIYHDRLDRSWGLQWPCWDREHPGTPFLHKYYFTRGRGHFMPASHTAPSELPDREYPLLLMTGRIYHQYHTGTMSRKSERLSRECGQAELQLNPADAKTLSLRQGEMVRLISRRGEITLRVSITEQVAAGMVYTTFHFSEAPINRLTNDAFDTGSRCPEYKVCAVRVEKSQLL comes from the coding sequence ATGGATGATGTGCTGACCACCTGTGTTTACTGCGGCTGCGGCTGCGGTCTTTACCTGCACGTGGAGAAGGACAAGGTCTGCGGCAGCCAGCCCAGCCGGTACCACCCGGTCTCCCGGGGCAACCTCTGCGTCAAGGGCTGGCACATCCATGAATCCGTCAACCATCCCGATCGGCTCACCACCCCGCTGATCCGTAAAAACAACGTACTCACCCCGGCCACCTGGGAAGAGGCCCTGGATTTTACCGCCCAGCAGCTCGGCCGGATCCGCGAGCAGCATACCGGCACCGCCATCGGCGTGCTGGCCTCGGCCAAGTGTACCAACGAGGAGAACTATCTGCTGCAAAAGTTCGCCCGCACCGCGCTTGGCACCAACAACGTGGACCACTGCGCCCGACTCTGACACGCCCCCACGGTGGCAGGTCTTGCCACCACCTTCGGCAGCGGGGCCATGACCAACTCGATCAACGAGATCGAAAACGCCGAGGTGATCCTGGTTTCCGGCTCCAACACCACCGAGGCCCATCCCCAGGTGGCCCGACGGATGCTGGACGCGGTGGACCGGGGCGCCCGGCTGATTGTGATCGATCCGCGCCGCACCCGCTTGGCCGAGTGCGCCCATCTCCATCTGGCGCTAAAGCCCGGCACCGATATCCCGCTCATCAATGCGATGATGCGGGTTCTATTGGACGAGGGGCTGGCCGACGATCTCTTCATCGAGATGCGCACCGAAAACTTCCTCGCCCTGCGCGACATGCTCCACCGCCTGGACCTTGAGGAAACCGCCGAACTCACCGGGGTGGAGCTGCCCCTGATCCGCCAGGCGGCCGAGCTCTACGGGAGAGCCCGCAAGGCGGTGATCTGCTACTGCCTGGGCATCACCCAGCATGTCTGCGGCACCGAAAACGTGCAGACCATCGCCAACCTGGCCATGCTCGCCGGACACATCGAAAAGGAAGACACCGGGGTCGACCCGCTCCGCGGCCAGAACAACGTCCAGGGCGCCTGCGACATGGGGGCGCTGCCCAACATGCTCCCCAGCTACCAGGGCGTACACCACGATGATTTCCGCGACAAGTTCGAACGCGCCTGGGGAGCAACCCTGCCGACAGACCCCGGCCTGACCCTGGTGGAAATGACCCACGGCGGGCCGCAGGGACCGATCCGGGGGATGTACATCATGGGCGAAAACCCCATGCTCAGCGACCCCACCCTGAACAAGGTGGAGGAAACCCTGCGGGGCTTGGATTTTCTGGCGGTGAGCGACATCTTCCTCACCGAAACGGCGCAGCTTGCCCACGTTGTTTTCCCGGCCGCCTGCTTTGCCGAAAAAAGCGGCACCTTCACCAACTCCGAACGCAGGGTGCAGATGGTGCGCCAGGCAACCGAGCCGCCGGGAGAATGCCGGGCTGACAGCGCGATCATCATGGCGCTTTCCACCCGCTTGGGCTATGCGATGGAATACGACTCCAGCGCTGAAGTGATGGAAGAGATCGCCCTGCTCTCCCCCATCTACGGCGGCATCTACCATGACCGTTTGGACCGGAGCTGGGGGTTGCAATGGCCCTGCTGGGACCGCGAACATCCGGGCACCCCTTTTCTGCACAAGTACTATTTTACCCGGGGTCGGGGTCATTTTATGCCCGCCAGCCACACTGCGCCCAGCGAGCTGCCGGACCGGGAATATCCCCTCCTGCTGATGACCGGCCGGATCTACCACCAGTACCACACCGGCACCATGAGCCGTAAAAGCGAACGGTTGAGCAGGGAGTGCGGCCAGGCCGAACTCCAGCTCAACCCGGCGGACGCCAAAACCCTCAGCCTGCGCCAGGGCGAAATGGTGCGGCTCATCTCCCGGCGGGGCGAGATAACCCTCAGGGTCTCCATCACCGAACAGGTGGCTGCCGGGATGGTCTACACCACCTTCCACTTTTCCGAGGCGCCCATCAATCGGCTCACCAACGACGCCTTTGACACCGGCTCCCGCTGCCCGGAGTACAAGGTCTGCGCGGTGCGGGTGGAAAAATCGCAGCTCCTGTAA
- a CDS encoding 4Fe-4S dicluster domain-containing protein, which produces MPHVSDNANSHLIKKDHMKGFLRKLSKEYRLVAPVRNRHGDVLFTVINDLDAAEIELNEPPQNSLKQFFFPQQEQLSTYSLTAKGYAFHTTQETIPPTVYFGVHSCDLSAVLYMDVVFSRRQRDPFYLRRRQSSVLIGINCNTPSPNCFCNATGSGPFLELGSDLQLTDLGDRFLVEVGRAPGHTLLQRWERFFSPSTDKDHSGRYQAFLEARGRFSRQVHVEQAIRRLEADTVPEAVWAELSLRCQDCGGCAYLCPTCTCFTISDQPFDATSGQRLRSWDACTFAGFTGMAGGHNPVEAKTGAIRQRFTHKLRDDVRQNGRPSCVGCGRCVSICFGGTDIVRFVERACQGSL; this is translated from the coding sequence ATGCCCCACGTATCCGACAATGCCAACAGCCATCTGATAAAAAAAGATCACATGAAGGGCTTCCTGCGCAAGCTGAGCAAGGAGTACCGCCTGGTGGCGCCGGTGCGCAATCGCCATGGCGATGTGCTCTTCACCGTGATCAACGACCTGGACGCGGCGGAGATCGAACTGAACGAACCGCCCCAGAATTCGCTCAAGCAGTTCTTCTTCCCCCAACAGGAACAGCTCTCCACCTATAGCCTCACCGCCAAGGGCTATGCGTTCCACACCACCCAGGAAACCATCCCGCCCACGGTCTACTTCGGGGTGCATTCCTGCGATCTCTCCGCAGTGCTCTACATGGATGTGGTCTTCTCCCGCCGGCAGCGCGATCCCTTCTATCTCCGGCGCCGCCAGAGTTCGGTGCTGATCGGCATCAACTGCAACACCCCTTCTCCGAACTGCTTTTGCAACGCCACCGGCTCCGGGCCCTTTCTTGAGCTGGGCAGCGACCTGCAACTCACCGATCTCGGCGACCGCTTCCTGGTGGAAGTCGGCCGGGCTCCGGGCCATACCCTGCTGCAGCGCTGGGAGCGTTTTTTCTCCCCCTCCACCGACAAGGACCACAGCGGCCGGTATCAGGCCTTTCTTGAGGCGCGCGGCCGCTTCAGCCGCCAGGTCCATGTGGAACAGGCCATCCGACGGCTGGAGGCGGACACAGTGCCGGAGGCGGTCTGGGCAGAACTGTCGCTACGCTGCCAGGACTGCGGCGGCTGCGCCTATCTCTGCCCCACCTGCACCTGCTTCACCATCAGCGACCAGCCGTTCGACGCCACGAGCGGCCAGCGGTTGCGGAGCTGGGACGCCTGCACCTTTGCCGGCTTCACCGGGATGGCCGGGGGCCACAACCCGGTGGAGGCGAAAACCGGGGCCATCCGCCAGCGCTTTACCCACAAGCTCCGCGACGATGTGCGCCAAAATGGCCGCCCGAGCTGTGTGGGCTGCGGCCGCTGCGTGTCCATCTGCTTCGGCGGCACCGACATCGTTCGTTTTGTGGAGCGCGCCTGTCAGGGCAGCCTCTAG
- a CDS encoding FAD/NAD(P)-binding protein: MPQTSIDIYLPQQARVEEIIVENSQISTFVLSFSDRAYNNGFRHRPGQFVLVSMPHCGEAPISISSPSTRPGTIHLSVRRAGTLTTAMHGLRLGDTLGLRGPYGRPFPMEQLAGQDLLFVAGGIGLAPLRGVLNTCLDQRERYGALTVLYGSRTPSDIAFQADLELWREKGVDCRLTVDATEAGWSGSVGLVTALLDTVPPELSRSTALLCGPPLMFRAVLGKLATMGFSDEQVLTTMERQMKCGVGICRHCHMDGKLACVDGPVFSLAELRKLKILELAE; the protein is encoded by the coding sequence ATGCCTCAGACCAGCATCGATATCTATCTGCCCCAACAGGCCAGGGTGGAGGAAATCATTGTCGAGAATTCCCAGATCTCCACCTTTGTCCTCTCCTTCAGCGACCGGGCTTACAACAACGGTTTCCGCCACCGGCCAGGCCAGTTCGTCCTTGTCTCCATGCCCCATTGCGGGGAGGCGCCCATTTCGATCTCCTCCCCTTCTACCCGACCCGGAACCATCCACTTGAGCGTCCGCAGGGCCGGCACACTCACCACTGCCATGCACGGGCTCAGGCTGGGCGACACCCTCGGCTTGCGCGGCCCGTATGGACGCCCCTTTCCCATGGAGCAGCTTGCGGGCCAGGATCTGTTGTTCGTGGCCGGCGGCATCGGCCTGGCGCCGCTGCGGGGTGTGCTCAACACCTGTCTGGATCAGCGGGAGCGATACGGCGCCCTCACCGTGCTCTACGGCAGCCGCACCCCCTCGGACATCGCCTTTCAGGCTGACCTTGAACTGTGGCGGGAAAAAGGGGTGGATTGCCGCCTCACCGTGGATGCGACGGAGGCTGGCTGGAGTGGCTCGGTGGGATTGGTCACCGCCCTGCTGGACACCGTGCCCCCGGAGCTGAGCCGAAGCACCGCCTTGCTCTGCGGCCCGCCCCTGATGTTTCGGGCGGTGCTCGGCAAACTGGCCACCATGGGCTTTAGCGACGAACAGGTGCTCACCACCATGGAGCGCCAGATGAAATGCGGAGTGGGCATCTGCCGCCACTGCCACATGGACGGCAAGCTGGCCTGCGTGGACGGACCGGTCTTCAGCCTGGCAGAGCTACGGAAGCTGAAGATCCTGGAACTGGCCGAATGA
- a CDS encoding methyl-accepting chemotaxis protein, giving the protein MTITHKTFTNYLFFFGTVLLMQVIHYLQFSSIIGADIFWLPNDANALPSLTAGSPTISAGLLQMQFSLLLGLGITLLTGTAAFVGIRNPLKKFLRETSSTLDDIAGKMDGTTYHVRTTSYSLADVVSRKATALTQMVSSLQEIAAKTTSNAGDAQQADSQIQDVTSEIELAQSVMGRLSQSMHDISLASSEASLVIREINSIAFKTNLLALNAAVESARAGEAGAGFAVVANEVRNLALEATESSRRTQEILETNAVRVKTGEETAIHVANIFAEVFTRMASAKGKISEIARACEEQAADIEQVNQAALEMESLTAENETSASTTAQASEEISNQSEAMRHFIGELIQQAEGGGTEDAGQLSLIRGELVALANSSALLNAGPQHTAALTRFMAGHERVQAVYSCRHDGSFIFSKPAAGIKDARVRPWWQKAMEDEVYLSPLYISAITDKPCRTLSAPIKTVAGDILGVVGIDFSN; this is encoded by the coding sequence ATGACCATAACGCATAAAACCTTTACAAATTATCTCTTTTTTTTCGGGACTGTCCTGCTCATGCAAGTGATCCACTATCTGCAATTTTCTTCTATCATCGGCGCCGATATCTTTTGGCTGCCGAATGACGCCAACGCCTTGCCATCCTTGACTGCTGGCTCGCCCACCATTTCCGCAGGGCTTTTACAAATGCAATTCTCTCTCCTGCTTGGCCTCGGGATAACCCTGCTGACCGGCACAGCAGCGTTCGTGGGCATCAGGAACCCCCTGAAAAAATTTCTCCGCGAAACCTCCAGCACCTTGGACGACATTGCCGGCAAAATGGATGGCACGACCTACCACGTCCGAACCACGAGCTATTCCCTCGCGGATGTGGTTTCTCGAAAAGCCACCGCTCTAACCCAGATGGTTTCTTCCCTTCAAGAGATCGCGGCCAAAACCACAAGCAATGCAGGAGACGCCCAGCAGGCGGACAGCCAGATTCAGGATGTGACTTCAGAAATTGAACTTGCCCAGTCGGTCATGGGCAGATTGAGCCAATCCATGCATGACATATCCTTGGCAAGCAGCGAAGCAAGCCTGGTGATCAGGGAGATAAATTCCATAGCCTTCAAGACCAACCTGCTTGCCCTGAATGCTGCGGTCGAGTCTGCCCGGGCCGGAGAAGCAGGGGCAGGATTTGCGGTGGTGGCGAACGAAGTGCGCAATCTGGCCTTGGAGGCGACCGAATCTTCCCGGAGAACACAGGAAATCCTGGAGACCAATGCCGTCCGGGTCAAGACAGGAGAAGAAACGGCCATTCACGTGGCGAATATCTTTGCGGAAGTGTTTACCCGGATGGCCTCGGCCAAAGGAAAGATCAGCGAAATTGCCCGAGCCTGCGAAGAACAAGCCGCCGACATAGAGCAGGTCAACCAAGCTGCCCTGGAGATGGAAAGCCTCACCGCGGAAAATGAAACAAGCGCCTCCACAACCGCCCAAGCCTCCGAGGAGATCAGCAATCAAAGCGAGGCCATGCGCCACTTCATCGGCGAACTTATCCAGCAGGCGGAAGGAGGAGGCACCGAGGATGCAGGACAACTCTCTCTGATTCGTGGGGAGCTTGTTGCCCTAGCCAACTCCTCCGCCCTGCTCAACGCCGGGCCGCAGCACACCGCCGCACTCACCAGATTTATGGCCGGCCACGAGAGGGTCCAGGCCGTCTACAGCTGCCGCCATGACGGATCTTTCATCTTTTCCAAACCGGCAGCCGGAATCAAGGATGCGCGGGTACGGCCCTGGTGGCAAAAAGCCATGGAGGACGAGGTCTATCTCTCTCCCCTCTACATTTCCGCCATTACGGACAAGCCGTGCCGGACCCTTTCCGCCCCCATCAAGACTGTGGCCGGGGATATTCTCGGCGTAGTGGGGATTGACTTCAGCAACTGA
- a CDS encoding hydrogenase iron-sulfur subunit: MSQKDFNPKILGFLCNWCCYAAADSAGVSRYQYPPNLRTIRVMCTGRLDPAFVLRGFAEGADAIFSGGUQLGECHYQVGNYDAMGVSALVKKVLAEVGINPDRFGLQWASAAEAPRFVKLITDFTMKTKELGPIGQAEGLSPEELKVRIDKALALVSDRKLRIALGNATKTIRKEAIFTQEGITAVIEDKLAKTITAGLQGGGAEVAAKK, encoded by the coding sequence ATGAGTCAGAAAGATTTCAACCCGAAGATCCTGGGTTTTCTCTGCAACTGGTGCTGCTATGCCGCAGCGGACAGTGCCGGGGTTTCCCGTTACCAGTATCCGCCGAATTTGCGGACTATCCGGGTGATGTGTACCGGACGTCTCGATCCGGCCTTTGTTCTGCGGGGCTTTGCCGAAGGTGCCGACGCCATCTTCTCCGGTGGCTGACAACTCGGGGAATGCCATTACCAGGTTGGTAATTACGACGCGATGGGTGTGAGTGCATTGGTGAAAAAGGTTCTGGCCGAGGTCGGGATCAATCCGGACAGGTTTGGTCTGCAGTGGGCTTCCGCGGCGGAGGCGCCGCGTTTTGTCAAACTGATCACCGATTTTACCATGAAGACCAAGGAGCTTGGTCCGATCGGCCAGGCCGAAGGCTTGAGCCCCGAGGAGTTGAAGGTGCGGATCGACAAGGCCCTTGCCCTGGTGAGCGACCGCAAGCTGCGGATTGCCCTGGGCAACGCCACCAAGACCATCCGCAAGGAGGCGATTTTTACCCAGGAGGGGATCACCGCCGTTATCGAAGACAAGCTGGCGAAAACCATCACTGCCGGATTGCAAGGCGGTGGGGCGGAGGTTGCGGCCAAGAAGTAA
- a CDS encoding FAD-dependent oxidoreductase has product MGQAKDKKSGTVMVVGGGIAGVQAALDLTELGYYVYLVEKSAAIGGAMAQLDKTFPTNDCSLUILAPKLVEAGRSPNIEILSNADFLSLDGKPGSFTAKLRMRPRYIDADKCTACGLCTKYCPKHLVDGYNEGLAVTRPIHIDYAQAVPATYFIDPEACLYLKHGTCQICVCTCQSKAIDFSQKPEEKELQIGAVIMAPGFGRIPDATLAKYSYGQHPDVMTSLEFERLLCASGPFEGEVKCLSDRRHPKKIAFIQCVGSRDLGCNNGYCSSVCCMYAIKEAMVAKEHDPEVEITIYYMDMRTQGKGFDAAQKKAEAMGIRFVRARVADVMPWEKNLKLTFSTMDGTHSFEPYDIVVLSVGLDAPADAKNLSEIAGFALNHYDFCKTETFAPLLTTKPGVFVAGAFQGPKDIPESVTQSSAAAGLAAGLIAKDRGKALVHKTYPKEQKTGKDEEVRIGVFVCHCGINISSVVDVASVEQYTEGMEGVVYHAQSLYSCSQDAQEVLKAKIKEHNLNRVVIAACSPRTHEPLFQETLKDAGLNRCLFEMVNIRDHCSWVHANEPVAATQKSKDLVRMGIAKARHIQPLPEQTVPVTNKALILGGGVAGLTAALTIAEQGFHSYVIEKEEKLGGHLQHLSYTLQGDTVSTVLSDLTDKVKKSKLIEVLTSTEMTLVNGFVGNFSSVLTTTKGKKATETTIDHGVIIIATGGREHRPEVVLGNPVKYSETVVTQRELEQRLSGKGKNPAPKSVVMVQCAGSRGDDLNYCSKVCCNHAVKNALKIKALDPASQVVVLYRDMRTYGFAEDAYREAREKGVVFIPYTMDNKPKFKSSGKKMSVTFQDPILRDEVTMTPEVLALSVGIVSEGTEDLSKLLKIPVNEDKFFLEAHVKLRPVELPVSGVYVCGLAHSPKPVEEIIVQAQAAAAKASIPLCKGFVSVEPTISCVDKDACIGCGLCESLCPYQSIRIGKDENGKRKAETITASCKGCGICASHCPVFAISMGGYTDEQINAQITAFGAQ; this is encoded by the coding sequence ATGGGACAAGCAAAAGATAAAAAATCAGGGACAGTCATGGTCGTCGGCGGCGGTATTGCCGGGGTCCAGGCGGCCCTTGATTTAACCGAGCTTGGCTACTATGTCTATCTGGTAGAAAAGTCTGCAGCCATTGGCGGTGCCATGGCCCAGCTGGATAAAACCTTTCCTACCAATGACTGCTCGCTTTGAATACTCGCGCCTAAGCTGGTAGAGGCCGGTCGGTCTCCCAATATCGAAATTCTGAGCAACGCTGATTTCCTTTCCCTCGACGGAAAGCCGGGCAGTTTTACCGCCAAGCTGCGGATGCGTCCGCGCTATATCGATGCGGACAAGTGTACGGCCTGCGGCTTGTGCACCAAGTATTGCCCCAAGCATCTGGTTGATGGATACAATGAGGGCTTAGCGGTTACGCGGCCGATCCACATCGACTATGCCCAGGCCGTGCCCGCCACCTATTTCATTGATCCGGAGGCGTGTCTGTACCTCAAGCACGGGACCTGCCAGATCTGCGTCTGCACCTGTCAGAGCAAGGCCATTGATTTCAGCCAGAAGCCGGAGGAAAAAGAGCTGCAGATCGGTGCGGTGATCATGGCCCCGGGCTTTGGCCGGATCCCTGATGCAACCCTGGCCAAGTACAGTTATGGCCAGCACCCCGACGTGATGACCAGTCTGGAGTTCGAGCGGCTGCTCTGCGCCTCCGGCCCCTTCGAGGGCGAGGTCAAATGCCTCTCCGACCGCAGGCATCCCAAGAAAATCGCCTTTATCCAGTGCGTGGGTTCCCGGGATCTCGGCTGCAACAACGGCTATTGCTCTTCGGTGTGCTGCATGTATGCCATCAAGGAGGCCATGGTTGCCAAGGAACATGACCCCGAGGTGGAGATCACCATCTACTACATGGATATGCGGACCCAGGGTAAGGGGTTCGATGCCGCCCAGAAGAAGGCGGAGGCCATGGGGATCAGGTTTGTCCGGGCCCGGGTGGCGGATGTCATGCCCTGGGAGAAGAATCTCAAGCTTACCTTCTCCACCATGGACGGGACCCACTCCTTTGAGCCCTACGATATCGTCGTGCTCTCCGTGGGCCTCGATGCGCCGGCCGATGCCAAAAACCTGAGCGAGATTGCCGGTTTTGCCTTGAACCATTACGATTTCTGCAAGACCGAGACCTTTGCTCCCTTGCTCACCACCAAGCCGGGCGTTTTTGTCGCCGGCGCCTTCCAGGGTCCCAAGGATATTCCGGAAAGCGTCACCCAGTCCAGCGCGGCCGCCGGCTTAGCCGCCGGGCTTATCGCCAAGGATCGCGGCAAGGCGTTGGTGCACAAGACCTATCCCAAGGAACAGAAAACCGGCAAGGACGAAGAGGTCCGGATCGGCGTCTTTGTCTGCCATTGCGGGATCAACATCTCCAGCGTGGTGGATGTCGCCTCGGTCGAGCAGTACACCGAGGGCATGGAAGGCGTGGTCTACCATGCCCAGAGCCTGTACAGCTGTTCCCAGGATGCCCAGGAGGTGCTTAAGGCCAAGATCAAGGAGCATAACCTGAACCGGGTGGTCATTGCCGCCTGTTCCCCGAGAACCCATGAGCCGCTCTTCCAGGAAACCCTGAAGGACGCTGGCCTGAACCGTTGTCTTTTTGAGATGGTCAATATCCGCGACCACTGCTCCTGGGTCCATGCCAACGAGCCCGTGGCCGCGACGCAAAAATCCAAGGATTTGGTGCGGATGGGCATTGCCAAGGCCCGTCACATCCAGCCCCTCCCCGAGCAGACCGTGCCGGTCACCAACAAGGCCCTGATTCTCGGCGGCGGGGTGGCAGGACTTACCGCCGCTTTGACCATCGCCGAGCAAGGGTTCCATTCCTATGTGATCGAAAAGGAAGAGAAGCTTGGCGGCCATCTCCAGCATCTCTCCTACACCTTGCAGGGCGATACGGTGTCCACGGTCTTGAGCGATCTCACCGATAAGGTGAAAAAGAGCAAGTTGATCGAGGTGCTGACCAGTACGGAAATGACCTTGGTCAACGGCTTTGTCGGCAATTTCAGCTCGGTGCTTACCACCACCAAGGGCAAGAAAGCCACGGAAACCACCATCGATCACGGGGTGATCATCATCGCCACCGGCGGCCGCGAACATCGGCCGGAAGTGGTGCTGGGTAACCCGGTGAAGTATTCCGAAACGGTGGTTACCCAGCGTGAGCTGGAGCAGCGGCTCTCCGGCAAGGGCAAGAATCCGGCGCCCAAATCGGTGGTCATGGTGCAGTGCGCCGGTTCCCGGGGTGATGATCTCAACTATTGCAGCAAGGTCTGCTGTAACCATGCGGTCAAAAACGCCCTCAAGATCAAAGCGCTTGATCCCGCTTCCCAGGTGGTGGTGCTCTACCGCGATATGCGCACCTACGGCTTTGCCGAAGACGCTTACCGCGAGGCCAGGGAAAAAGGGGTGGTCTTCATCCCCTACACCATGGACAACAAGCCCAAATTCAAGTCCAGCGGCAAGAAGATGAGCGTCACCTTCCAGGATCCGATCCTCCGCGACGAGGTCACCATGACCCCCGAGGTACTGGCCTTGAGTGTCGGTATTGTTTCCGAAGGGACCGAGGATCTCAGCAAGCTCTTGAAGATTCCGGTGAACGAAGACAAGTTCTTCCTTGAGGCCCATGTCAAGCTGCGCCCGGTGGAACTGCCGGTGAGCGGGGTCTATGTCTGCGGCCTGGCCCATTCGCCCAAGCCGGTTGAGGAGATCATCGTTCAGGCGCAGGCGGCGGCGGCCAAGGCCTCCATTCCGCTCTGCAAGGGATTTGTTTCGGTGGAGCCCACCATCTCCTGCGTGGACAAGGATGCCTGCATCGGCTGCGGCTTGTGCGAGTCGCTCTGCCCGTATCAGTCCATCCGGATCGGCAAGGACGAAAACGGCAAGCGCAAGGCCGAAACCATCACCGCCTCATGCAAGGGCTGCGGCATCTGCGCCTCGCACTGCCCGGTATTTGCCATCTCCATGGGCGGATACACCGATGAACAGATAAACGCGCAAATCACCGCCTTTGGTGCACAATAG